One genomic window of Daphnia pulex isolate KAP4 chromosome 12, ASM2113471v1 includes the following:
- the LOC124209399 gene encoding E3 ubiquitin-protein ligase RNF170-like: MLMSLFSIEGVGEEVILITLACVIALVLFGYYMMRSERREQTVHPEERENVNLLRETMRVQPRRRYGQQNQCPVCLNDIEYEVETNCGHIFCCRCWLAYRAHGSFLGAVRCPVCRQQVTILFQGFSENELNPASGSDEEPDLTTFIREINSYNRRYSGEPRPFWENIRELPVLFRHILSEVFSEGGFLYLYRLRVSLLVIGCVIYLLSPLDIIPEAAFGLLGLVDDLLVLLVVAVFITNVYRTYIANGGNIFGSYNQPPAAAPAPADASSN, translated from the exons ATGCTAATGTCGTTGTTCAGTATCGAAGGTGTTGGTGAAGAGGTCATTCTCATCACACTCGCCTGTGTGATCGCTCTCGTTCTTTTTGGATACTACATGATGAG GTCTGAGAGACGAGAACAAACTGTCCATCCTGAGGAGAGGGAAAATGTGAATTTACTTCGTGAAACCATGAGAG TCCAACCAAGAAGAAGGTACGGTCAACAGAATCAATGTCCTGTCTGCCTCAATGACATTGAGTATGAAGTGGAGACCAACTGTGGCCATATCTTTTGCT GTCGGTGTTGGCTTGCCTACAGGGCCCATGGCAGTTTTTTAGGGGCAGTCCGTTGCCCTGTTTGCAGACAGCAG gttACGATCCTCTTTCAAGGTTTTAGCGAGAATGAATTGAATCCCGCCAGCGGGTCAGATGAAGAGCCAGATTTAACCACTTTCATCCGTGAAATCAATAGCTACAATCGTCGCTACAGTGGCGAGCCCAGACCG TTCTGGGAGAATATTCGCGAGCTTCCTGTTCTATTCCGTCACATTTTAAGCGAAGTCTTTTCAGAAGGAGGCTTCCTTTACCTGTATCGCCTTCGTGTCAGCCTTCTCGTGATTGGCTGTGTGATTTACCTCCTTTCACCGCTCGATATCATACCGGAAGCAGCCTTTGGCCTGTTGGGCCTTGTCGACGATCTTTTAGTCCTCCTCGTCGTCGCCGTGTTCATCACCAATGTTTACCGCACTTATATCGCCAATGGCGGCAATATTTTTGGCAGTTATAATCAACCGCCAGCtgcagcaccagcaccagcagatGCCTCGtccaattga
- the LOC124209397 gene encoding orphan steroid hormone receptor 2-like isoform X2: MPMRMDTSTSAISLVAGDKTPRGAMALSVEYCVVCGDRASGRHYGAISCEGCKGFFKRSIRKQLGYTCRGGKDCEVTKHHRNRCQYCRLQKCLSMGMRSDSVQSERKPAGDKKSESPSSQLLTSANFLLRGDLSSAANAALSASGQNVSSPGLLKPFAWNADLSTLASVVTSLAGMRSAEAFGAVSANAMNHRGASPADRPDRGTISGNALVAYSHNHHHHHHERGGGQNVKMEEEDDSDDEDSASTTNDEAAVANALHLAKENLISKAFDTMAKNMNGGDTSSTGADYEDDGLYELDGPLLSDGNVSFQLTTPSPMPVFLNAHFICESASRLLFLSVHWARSIGAFQLLSSDTQIELVRGCWSELFALGMAQCSHIMSLPAILTAIITHLQASVAQDKVSAQRVKLVTEHVLQLQDYVNTMSKLQVDEHEYAYLKAIALFSPDHAGSTGRQVERFQDKAVKELRTYVTQTWNEEAEDRFPRLLLRLPPLRSLQPGLMEELFFAALIGTVHIDSVIPYILRMDSTEYNGQFGGAMASPSPRGQQSSSSPLPGNHRTQSRSPAGH, translated from the exons ATGCCGATGAGGATGGACACGTCCACTTCGGCGATCAGCCTCGTTGCGGGGGACAAGACGCCGCGTGGAGCCATGGCCCTCTCCGTCGAGTACTGCGTCGTCTGCGGAGACAGAGCCTcag ggCGCCATTATGGAGCCATCAGTTGCGAGGGCTGCAAAGGCTTTTTCAAGCGCTCCATCCGGAAGCAGTTGGGCTACACGTGCCGCGGCGGAAAGGATTGCGAAGTGACCAAACACCACCGCAACCGGTGCCAGTACTGCCGACTCCAGAAATGTCTCTCCATGGGCATGCGAAGCGATT CGGTTCAATCGGAGCGGAAGCCAGCCGGCGACAAGAAATCCGAGTCGCCGTCGTCTCAGCTGTTGACGTCGGCCAACTTTCTACTGCGCGGCGATCTCTCATCGGCGGCCAACGCCGCTCTTTCAGCCTCTGGACAAAACGTTTCATCGCCAGGCCTCCTCAAAC CCTTTGCATGGAACGCGGATCTCAGCACGTTGGCCAGCGTGGTGACGTCGTTGGCCGGCATGCGCTCAGCCGAGGCCTTTGGCGCCGTCAGCGCCAATGCGATGAACCATCGAGGAGCCTCGCCGGCCGATCGACCCGATCGTGGAACCATCAGCGGCAATGCTCTCGTAGCCTATTCACAcaatcatcaccaccaccaccacgagcGTGGTGGTGGCCAAAATGTCAAAATGGAGGAGGAAGATGATTCGGATGACGAAGATTCGGCGTCGACCACCAACGACGAAGCCGCCGTCGCCAACGCACTTCACTTGGCGAAAGAAAACCTCATTTCAAAAGCCTTTGACACCATGgccaag AACATGAATGGTGGGGACACGTCGAGCACGGGAGCCGATTACGAAGATGACGGCCTTTACGAGTTGGATGGTCCCCTACTGTCTGACGGCAACGTCTCGTTCCAGCTGACTACGCCGTCACCTATGCCCGTCTTCCTCAATGCTCATTTCATCTGCGAGAGTGCCTCGCGGCTCCTGTTCCTCTCGGTACACTGGGCACGATCCATCGGCGCCTTCCAGCTGCTCTCGTCCGACACTCAAATCGAACTCGTTCGCGGCTGCTGGTCCGAACTCTTTGCCCTGGGCATGGCCCAGTGCTCTCACATCATGTCCCTGCCGGCCATTCTGACGGCCATCATCACCCACCTTCAAGCCTCCGTCGCCCAGGACAAAGTCTCTGCACAGCGAGTCAAATTG GTGACGGAGCACGTTTTGCAGTTGCAAGATTACGTCAACACCATGTCCAAGCTACAGGTCGACGAGCACGAATACGCTTACTTGAAAGCCATCGCCCTCTTTAGTCCAG ATCACGCGGGGTCGACTGGCCGTCAGGTGGAGCGTTTCCAGGACAAGGCTGTCAAAGAATTGCGGACGTACGTGACGCAAACGTGGAACGAAGAGGCTGAGGACCGATTCCCACGGCTCCTGTTGCGGCTTCCGCCGCTCCGCTCACTCCAGCCGGGACTGATGGAAGAGCTCTTTTTCGCCGCTCTGATCGGCACCGTCCACATCGACTCGGTCATTCCCTACATCCTCCGCATGGATTCGACAGAGTACAACGGGCAATtcg GCGGAGCAATGGCTAGCCCAAGTCCCCGAGGCCAACAGTCGTCTTCCTCTCCATTGCCGGGCAACCATCGAACGCAGTCGCGCTCTCCAGCCGGCcattaa
- the LOC124209395 gene encoding uncharacterized protein LOC124209395 → MPQVKAVDSLFTLCIYCIKNSLNLNVPTKTKTLQTGRWTGSPWFVEQTTDLGLDKNLFQLPTVLLEAIFSSLVTSYDVNTQNTSLLELIIPPQLKKWIAPGLYNEQYLNFFPKLGNLQEIVFRNSSVGDICLRTIGMWCEKLRVLNIERCSSVTDAGIKWLIYNTAHIRIKKNGRLTELRKTLQVLKIGNTGVTRKGVKMAVKHLRSLQYLEHEYCFEVLVEWSQTNTLDQRLTKNTRKLSFIRLCVLPNKLFQSGTFALAVALCSSLMQIQICVTEGLTDTDLQCLTTLRHLRSLCILGITSSKFDEITFDMGVAPVLGVIGSSLENLDLTYFAFVDIWTVIKFCPNLINLAFLCHCESLSNLSNEEIIQLENNEQGRIFFKELKVLWGCYNIESDILLNFLSSPLLENVNISRCDAFNDEILGEASKKLLLQNLKLLELFNCGSVTRLGLDTLMVASNRLELIDIHFCKNLTLTDVSDWHSQARDKQWKLRLKFEDSNGKRVFS, encoded by the exons ATGCCTCAAGTGAAGGCTGTCGACTCACTTTTTACACTGTGTATTTACTGCATTAAGAACAGTTTAAATCTTAACGTTCCGacgaaaacgaaaacattACAGACTGGAAGATGGACTGGTAGTCCATGGTTCGTCGAACAAACGACTGACCTCGGACTcgataaaaatctttttcaactAC CCACTGTCTTGTTGGAGGCTATTTTCAGCTCCCTTGTTACTTCCTACGATGTGAACACCCAGAACACATCTCTTCTCGAGTTAATCATTCCTCcacaacttaaaaaatggaTTGCTCCCGGTTTATACAACGAGCAATACTTGAACTTCTTTCCCAAACTTGGAAACTTGCAAGAAATAGTATTTCGGAATTCTAGCGTGGGGGATATTTGTTTAAGAACCATTGGGATGTGGTGTGAAAAATTAAG aGTGTTAAATATTGAAAGATGCAGTAGCGTGACAGACGCCGGAATCAAATGGCTTATTTACAACACCGCTCATatcagaattaaaaaaaatggaaggcTGACCGAATTACGCAAGACCCTACAAGTACTAAAGATTGGAAATACCGGTGTAACACGTAAGGGAGTAAAAATGGCAGTAAAGCATTTACGATCATTGCAGTACCTTGAGCATGAATATTGCTTTGAAGTTTTGGTAGAGTGGAGTCAAACTAATACTCTAGATCAACGTCTAACGAAAAACACTCgaaaattgtcttttattcGGTTGTGTGTCCTACCTAATAAGCTGTTTCAAAGTGGTACTTTTGCGTTAGCGGTGGCACTGTGCTCTTCGCTTATGCAAATCCAAATTTGTGTTACAGAAGGGTTAACAGACACTGATCTTCAGTGCTTGACGACTTTAAGACATCTTCGTTCACTATGTATCTTAGGGATAACTAGCTCAAAGTTTGATGAAATTACCTTCGATATGGGCGTTGCTCCAGTACTGGGTGTTATTGGAAGTTCGTTAGAAAATCTTGACCTTACCTACTTTGCATTCGTCGATATTTGGACAGTCATTAAGTTTTGCCCCAATTTAATTAACTTAGCCTTCCTCTGCCATTGCGAAAGTTTAAGCAACTTGTCTAATGAGGAGATCATTCAGTTGGAAAATAATGAACAaggacgaattttttttaaggaactGAAGGTTCTATGGGGTTGCTACAACATTGAAAGcgatattttattgaattttttatcttctccTTTATTAGAAAACGTCAATATATCACGTTGTGACGCATTCAATGACGAAATTTTAGGAGAAGCTTCAAAAAAACTTCTACTCCAAAATCTGAAATTGTTAGAGTTATTTAATTGTGGTTCAGTCACGAGGCTAGGATTGGATACATTAATGGTTGCTAGTAACCGTCTTGAACTCATAGACatacatttttgtaaaaatctgACACTGACTGACGTATCTGATTGGCACTCGCAAGCTCGCGATAAACAATGGAAATTGCGTTTAAAATTTGAGGATTCCAATGGTAAAAGAGTGTTTTCCTAA
- the LOC124209398 gene encoding phosphoserine aminotransferase-like, with the protein MSSKIINFSPGPSKLPEDVLLQVQQELLDYHGTGISVMEMSHRSPEFMKIVTDAQENIRQLLNIPSDYTILFMAGGGTGQFAAVPLNLLPSTGKAVYLNTGTWSAKAAKEASKYGRVIELKPDFKSPSNEIQWDRDEDVSYFYYCSNETVHGIELNFIPDTHGIPLVADMSSNILTKDFDITKFALVFAGAQKNIGPAGVTLVIIRNDLMGKQSVHCPSVLNYSVMAKENSLHNTPPCFNLYVMALVFQWISDQGGVKVMEQRSNAKSQMVYEVIDNSSGFYSCPVPASVRSRVNIPFRIQNGNEDLEKQFLDEAKRRNMIQLKGHRSVGGIRASLYNAVTVDEVSLLTTFMKDFMKSKLQ; encoded by the exons ATGTCTAGTAAAATCATCAATTTTAGTCCCGGTCCGTCAAAGTTACCTGAAGAT gTTTTGTTGCAAGTTCAACAAGAACTGCTGGACTATCACGGAACGGGTATCAGTGTTATGGAGATGAGTCACAGATCCCCAGAGTTTATGAAAATCGTCACTGATGCACAGGAAAATATTCGACAGCTTCT TAACATTCCTTCAGACTACACAATATTGTTCATGGCTGGAGGTGGCACAGGCCAGTTCGCTGCTGTTCCTCTGAATCTCTTGCCTTCCACTGGCAAAGCTGTCTACCTCAACACAGGCACTTGGTCCGCAAAAGCTGCCAAAGAGGCTTCCAAATATGGTCGTGTGATTGAACTTAAACCTGATTTCAAATCTCCATCCAATGAGATTCAGTGGGATCGTGATGAAGATGTctcatatttttattactgttcCAACGAAACTGTCCATGGAATTGAACTCAATTTTATTCCTGATACTCATGGAATTCCATTAGTAGCTGACATGTCTTCCAATATTCTCACAAAAGACTTTGACATAACAAAG TTTGCTCTGGTATTTGCTGGTGCACAGAAAAATATTGGCCCAGCCGGTGTGACTTTAGTCATTATCCGTAACGATCTCATGGGTAAACAATCTGTTCACTGTCCCTCGGTGCTCAATTATTCGGTGATGGCCAAAGAAAACTCGTTGCACAACACACCTCCATGTTTCAA TCTCTACGTTATGGCACTGGTTTTCCAATGGATCTCAGACCAAGGTGGTGTAAAGGTCATGGAACAACGTTCAAATGCTAAAAGCCAAATGGTCTACGAAGTAATCGATAATTCTAGCGGCTTCTACAGCTGCCCCGTCCCCGCTTCCGTTCGTAGTCGCGTCAACATTCCATTCCGTATTCAAAACGGCAACGAAGATCTCGAGAAACAGTTTTTGGATGAAGCCAAAAGGAGAAATATGATTCAATTGAAGGGCCATCGATCTGTCGGCGGGATACGTGCGTCCCTTTACAACGCCGTCACTGTCGATGAAGTGTCCTTATTGACAACCTTCATGAAAGAttttatgaaatcaaaattgcaATAA
- the LOC124209397 gene encoding orphan steroid hormone receptor 2-like isoform X1 gives MPMRMDTSTSAISLVAGDKTPRGAMALSVEYCVVCGDRASGRHYGAISCEGCKGFFKRSIRKQLGYTCRGGKDCEVTKHHRNRCQYCRLQKCLSMGMRSDYSHRPAVQSERKPAGDKKSESPSSQLLTSANFLLRGDLSSAANAALSASGQNVSSPGLLKPFAWNADLSTLASVVTSLAGMRSAEAFGAVSANAMNHRGASPADRPDRGTISGNALVAYSHNHHHHHHERGGGQNVKMEEEDDSDDEDSASTTNDEAAVANALHLAKENLISKAFDTMAKNMNGGDTSSTGADYEDDGLYELDGPLLSDGNVSFQLTTPSPMPVFLNAHFICESASRLLFLSVHWARSIGAFQLLSSDTQIELVRGCWSELFALGMAQCSHIMSLPAILTAIITHLQASVAQDKVSAQRVKLVTEHVLQLQDYVNTMSKLQVDEHEYAYLKAIALFSPDHAGSTGRQVERFQDKAVKELRTYVTQTWNEEAEDRFPRLLLRLPPLRSLQPGLMEELFFAALIGTVHIDSVIPYILRMDSTEYNGQFGGAMASPSPRGQQSSSSPLPGNHRTQSRSPAGH, from the exons ATGCCGATGAGGATGGACACGTCCACTTCGGCGATCAGCCTCGTTGCGGGGGACAAGACGCCGCGTGGAGCCATGGCCCTCTCCGTCGAGTACTGCGTCGTCTGCGGAGACAGAGCCTcag ggCGCCATTATGGAGCCATCAGTTGCGAGGGCTGCAAAGGCTTTTTCAAGCGCTCCATCCGGAAGCAGTTGGGCTACACGTGCCGCGGCGGAAAGGATTGCGAAGTGACCAAACACCACCGCAACCGGTGCCAGTACTGCCGACTCCAGAAATGTCTCTCCATGGGCATGCGAAGCGATT ACTCTCACCGTCCAGCGGTTCAATCGGAGCGGAAGCCAGCCGGCGACAAGAAATCCGAGTCGCCGTCGTCTCAGCTGTTGACGTCGGCCAACTTTCTACTGCGCGGCGATCTCTCATCGGCGGCCAACGCCGCTCTTTCAGCCTCTGGACAAAACGTTTCATCGCCAGGCCTCCTCAAAC CCTTTGCATGGAACGCGGATCTCAGCACGTTGGCCAGCGTGGTGACGTCGTTGGCCGGCATGCGCTCAGCCGAGGCCTTTGGCGCCGTCAGCGCCAATGCGATGAACCATCGAGGAGCCTCGCCGGCCGATCGACCCGATCGTGGAACCATCAGCGGCAATGCTCTCGTAGCCTATTCACAcaatcatcaccaccaccaccacgagcGTGGTGGTGGCCAAAATGTCAAAATGGAGGAGGAAGATGATTCGGATGACGAAGATTCGGCGTCGACCACCAACGACGAAGCCGCCGTCGCCAACGCACTTCACTTGGCGAAAGAAAACCTCATTTCAAAAGCCTTTGACACCATGgccaag AACATGAATGGTGGGGACACGTCGAGCACGGGAGCCGATTACGAAGATGACGGCCTTTACGAGTTGGATGGTCCCCTACTGTCTGACGGCAACGTCTCGTTCCAGCTGACTACGCCGTCACCTATGCCCGTCTTCCTCAATGCTCATTTCATCTGCGAGAGTGCCTCGCGGCTCCTGTTCCTCTCGGTACACTGGGCACGATCCATCGGCGCCTTCCAGCTGCTCTCGTCCGACACTCAAATCGAACTCGTTCGCGGCTGCTGGTCCGAACTCTTTGCCCTGGGCATGGCCCAGTGCTCTCACATCATGTCCCTGCCGGCCATTCTGACGGCCATCATCACCCACCTTCAAGCCTCCGTCGCCCAGGACAAAGTCTCTGCACAGCGAGTCAAATTG GTGACGGAGCACGTTTTGCAGTTGCAAGATTACGTCAACACCATGTCCAAGCTACAGGTCGACGAGCACGAATACGCTTACTTGAAAGCCATCGCCCTCTTTAGTCCAG ATCACGCGGGGTCGACTGGCCGTCAGGTGGAGCGTTTCCAGGACAAGGCTGTCAAAGAATTGCGGACGTACGTGACGCAAACGTGGAACGAAGAGGCTGAGGACCGATTCCCACGGCTCCTGTTGCGGCTTCCGCCGCTCCGCTCACTCCAGCCGGGACTGATGGAAGAGCTCTTTTTCGCCGCTCTGATCGGCACCGTCCACATCGACTCGGTCATTCCCTACATCCTCCGCATGGATTCGACAGAGTACAACGGGCAATtcg GCGGAGCAATGGCTAGCCCAAGTCCCCGAGGCCAACAGTCGTCTTCCTCTCCATTGCCGGGCAACCATCGAACGCAGTCGCGCTCTCCAGCCGGCcattaa